The Deltaproteobacteria bacterium sequence GGACGTCCTAAACTGGTGGCCCTGGTTGGGCCGTGCGGGGCTGGCAAGACCACGACCCTGGCCAAGCTGGCGGCAATAATGGCCTTGAAAAAGAAAAAAAAGGTGGCTTTAATCAGCCTGGACAGCTATCGTCTAGGAGCGGTCGCTCAACTCAGAACATATGCCCGGGTCATGGGGCTGCCGTTCAAGGCGGCCCAAAGTAGTGAGGATTTCAAGCAGTGGGTCGAGCTTTTTGAAGACATGGACTTGATTTTGATTGATACACCCGGGCGTGCGCTTTCCGAGCCCGACCGTCTTGAGGAGGTTGCAAAGGCTATCAATCAATTCGATGAGGCTATCATGCTTCTTGTCCTCTCCGCCGCAGCCAAGGACCGAAACCTGACCGCGGCCATCGAACGAACGCGGGACCTGCCGGTCAAGGGCCTGATTATTTCCATGATTGATGAAACAGATCGCTACGGCAATGTGATCAATAATCTGATAAAGTTTAAAACACCAGTATCATATCTGACCAACGGCCAGAAGGTCCCTGATGACATTATCCCGGCTACTCCGAATCGCCTGGTGGCATTGATAAACCCTGGACTCGTCAATAACTGAACAAGGAGGCAGAGAAAATCTTTATGACGCGAAACCGGAAAGCAGAAGCTGAGCACACCACCGAACCAGAAGCCAGGCCTGTGCGGGCCATCTCGATCACCAGCGGCAAAGGCGGAGTAGGCAAAACCAACATCGCAGCCAACCTGGCCATCGCTCTGGCCAGACAAGGGCAGGAAGTCCTGGTTTGGGACGCTGATCTGGGGCTGGCCAACATTGACGTCATCCTGGGCCTCAATGCGCTGTATAATATCAACCATCTCCTTAACGGAGAAAAAAACCTGGAAGAAATTATCATCCAAGGACCGAGCGGTATCAAAATAATGCCAGCCAGCTCCGGGGTCCAGGAGATGGCCAATCTGGGCGAAGGGCAAAAGATGAGACTGCTCAGCGAGTTCGATAACTATAACGCTGACCTGAACTTCCTCCTGATTGACACCGGCGCCGGAATCAGCTCGAATGTCATGTACTTCAACATGGCGGCTCAGGACCGCATCATCGTGGTTACCCCGGAGCCGACTTCGATCACCGACGCCTATGCCCTCATAAAAGTCATGACCACCAAATATAATACCAAGAAATTCCAGATTCTGATCAACCTGGTTGCAAGTTCCAGGGAAGCCAAGGACGTTTTTACATTGCTCAGTGCGGTGGCAGACAAGTATCTGACCTCCATCTCACTGGACTACCTCGGCTTTATCCCTAAAGATGAATATATCCCAAAGGCAATATTAAAACAGCAGGCGGTGCTGGACCTGTACCCTTCAGCTGATTGCAGTAAGTATTTCAACAACCTGGCTAAACGGATACTCAGCACCCCGGCAGATACCGGCCTGGATGGAAACATCAAATTCTTATGGAAGAGGATGTTGCAGATTTAATAAGATGTCCCCTCAAAACAGCAACCATAGCTACAGGCAAATGAAAGAACTGCCCCAGCCGGGACACGATTCATGGAGCAGTCTGACCGAGGAGGAACGGACTGAATACATAGAGAAATATGCGCCGCTCATACGCTACATTGCTGACCGTCTGGCCTTGCGCCTGCCCAGTCATGTCTCACGTGAAGACCTGATCAGCTCCGGTGTCCTGGGCCTGATTGACGCCATTGACAAGTTCGATCCTGACCGAAATATCATGTTCAAGACCTATGCGGAATTTCGAATCAAGGGGGCGATACTGGATGAATTGAGATCCATGGACTGGGTACCGCGTTCTATTCGCAGGAAATC is a genomic window containing:
- a CDS encoding MinD/ParA family protein, giving the protein MTRNRKAEAEHTTEPEARPVRAISITSGKGGVGKTNIAANLAIALARQGQEVLVWDADLGLANIDVILGLNALYNINHLLNGEKNLEEIIIQGPSGIKIMPASSGVQEMANLGEGQKMRLLSEFDNYNADLNFLLIDTGAGISSNVMYFNMAAQDRIIVVTPEPTSITDAYALIKVMTTKYNTKKFQILINLVASSREAKDVFTLLSAVADKYLTSISLDYLGFIPKDEYIPKAILKQQAVLDLYPSADCSKYFNNLAKRILSTPADTGLDGNIKFLWKRMLQI
- the flhF gene encoding flagellar biosynthesis protein FlhF; the protein is MRIKRFEALDMKTALTKVREELGSNAVIISTREIENKEGLPPSVEITAGADHHSVILASSSPDGQDMSRPEKDAKEAEPNLQVMHKTMENELNQIKELLLDLTHRSRLSERLRNRTDLVRLYRNLIESELDPALARGLIEQIATQGNGKGPDPKTLLTKKLCLLLQTNDPINSPAEPGRPKLVALVGPCGAGKTTTLAKLAAIMALKKKKKVALISLDSYRLGAVAQLRTYARVMGLPFKAAQSSEDFKQWVELFEDMDLILIDTPGRALSEPDRLEEVAKAINQFDEAIMLLVLSAAAKDRNLTAAIERTRDLPVKGLIISMIDETDRYGNVINNLIKFKTPVSYLTNGQKVPDDIIPATPNRLVALINPGLVNN